Within Halalkalicoccus subterraneus, the genomic segment AACCCGGCTCTCACCGGCCCATGCTATCGTATAACGGTCGAACGAGGGTTAATTACTACCAAAATTATAATATATAATCAATCCATAATAAAATTACTGTCATTCGTAAACAGAACGATGGTCGGACTCTGCGGTTCGTACGGGGCACAACGACGTGACGTAGAACCGATCTCCGCAGCGCTCTCGCGCTCGGACGCCGACGAGCACTTCGAGTACGGGACGAGAGACCTCCGGGGTCAAACGATCGCCCACTCCGAGGAGGGCCGACCGGCCACCGTTCCCGGGGAAGATACCTCACTCGTGGTTTGGGGATCGGTCTACAGCCGGGAGCGCTCCGGCGGGTACGAACGCCGGCCACCGGGCGTCACCGTAGCCGAGTTCTGCGCTCGAGCCTACGCCGAGGACGGCGTCGGGGCGCTCACGGAGATGAACGGCGAGTTCGTCTGCGTCGTCGAACGGCCGGACGACGGCCGAGTCCGGATCGTCACCGACCGTCTGGGAACCCAACCAGTGTACTACCACGCCGAACCCGGTGCGATCACCTTCTCGACGTCGATTCAGGCGCTTGCGACCCATCCGGGGATCGAGACCAGATACGTGCCCGAGTACCTGGCGGAGTACCTCGGATCCAAGACCGTTCGGGGGCTTCGAACGCCGCTTTCGGGGATCGAACGGCTCCCGCCAGCGTCGGTATCGACCCTCGATTCTGACGCCGGCGAGGTGCGGTCCGAACGGTACTGGCAGCCGATCCACCGGCCCGAGAACCGCCCGTTCTCGGCGTTCGTCGATCAGTTCATCGACCGGTTCCTCGACGCGATGGACGACCGTATCCGCGACGACCGCCGACATGGGTTGTTGCTCTCCGGCGGGAGCGACTCACGGCTCGTCCTCGCGACGCTCGATCGGGTCACAGCGTATGGGTTCTCCGATTCCTCGGGCGAGGTCGAGACCGCACGCCGGGTGGCCTACCTCGCCGGCGTGCCGTTCACCCGTTTCGACGACGAGTCCGGATACGACAGGCGCCTACTCCGGCACAACGCCGAGGTGAGCAACTTCGTCGGCTGGTTCAACGAGGGGAACGCCATCGGCGTCGAAGGGACGCTCCGCCGGGAGGTCGACGCGCTCGTCTCCGGGCTCTACGCCGACGTGCTGTTCAAGGGCTGGACGGTCCCGACCCGGCGACTCTCGACGCCGGCGGGGTCGCTTCCGGTTCCCACGGCCAAGACCATCGAAACGCGCGAGGCCGTCCTCGGGACGCGAGACGGATCGACGCCGCCGTATCTCCCCGACGGCGCCGTTAGGCGAGCGCATGACTGGAACCTCTCGGCCGGCTCGCCGATCGTCGACCACGGGGTGACCTACCCGTCGTACGGCGCGCTTTCCGACCACGGGTTCTGGTATCCGCTCACCAACGAGACCTCCTTCGACCGCTACAGCGATCAGCAGGTCCTCCCGACGGTCTACCCGTTTCTCGACCGGCGGCTGATCGATCTCGCGCTGCGGCTTCCGACGCCGTACGCGCTGCGATACAACCTCGTCGACCGGGCGCTCGCGCGCCTCGCACCCGAGCTGGCCGCGATCCCACACGACGAGAGCGGTCTGGCCCTCTCCCGGCCGCGGTGGCTCCACCGGTTCGCGACGATGGGCGCGGAACTGCGGTCGGATACCGGCGGCAACGCGGCGACCCTCAGGGAGACTGACTGGATCGCCGAGGTCCTCGAGGGGCACCGGTCGACGATCCGGGCGCTCCCGCTTGTGGAGTACGACGCCGTCCGCGAGACCTACGACGCGCACATGGCGGGCGCCGACCACACCGCCGCGCTCTGTGGACTGTTGACGCTGCTGGAGATGCCGGTCACGCAGACGGTCGCGACCTCGGTCCGTTCGTCCCCGTCCTCCGAGCTGCCGATCCGTCCGGACGACGGGACCGTTTTCACACGGGGTGATTGACCGCCTCCGGAGCGTACACGAATCTCGGCGAGCGCTACGGAACGCTGGTCGAGCGGGAGCGAGGACCGTCGGACCGAGGTTCGCGACTACCGGGCGGCAAGCGAACGATTCAGGGAGATACGGACCGTAGATCGATCATGACAACCACGGATCCTCCGACGATCGGGCTCTCGTACGACGACGACGGAGCGGGACCGCCGCTCGTGTTCCTCCACGGCGGCTGGCTTTCCGCGGAGAGCTGGGCCGGCCAGCGCGACCGCTTCGGCAACGAGTATCGGATCGTCGTCCCCGATCTCCGTGGCCACGGCCGAACCGGCCCATCGGATGCATGCCGGTACTCGGTCGGGCTCATGGCCGACGACCTCGATTCACTCCTCACGGAGCTGGGAATCGAGGAGTGCGTGCTCTGTGGGCTCTCGCTCGGCTCGATGGTCGCCCAATCGTACGCCGCCAACCATCCCGAGCGGATCCGTGGGCTGTTACTAGCGGGCGCCGTCCAAACCTTCCCACCGGTCCCGATTCCGGGGCCGATGAAACGGCTGCTCACGCCACTGCCGATGCTCGGAGGGTCGCTCACGTTCTCCGGAACCGGACCGACGTTTCGCTCGCTGCTCTCGACGATCCGCCCGCTGACCGGGGGTCCGTGGCTCGCGCGCGATCCGGAGGTCAGATCCGCGGCTCTCGATACCGTTGACGAGATGTCGAAATCGGAGTTCAAAAAAGTGTTTTCGGCACTATACCGGTTCAAAGCACCCAATCTCGAGGATTTGGGAGTCCCGGCGCGCGTCGTCTATGGCGAACACGAGGTCTCGCTGGTGAAACGCCAGAGCCAGGACCTCGCGCGCGCACTCGACTGCGCGGTCCACGAGATCCCCGGTGCGGCCCACTTGGTCAACCAGGACAACCCCGAGGCGTTCGACGAGGTCCTCTCGGGGCTGCTGGCCGAAGTCGAGAGCTGAAGCCCGGGCTCAACGGGGCTCCGCGACCGAATTTCGCAGGGTTCCGACCCCCTCGTAGGTGATCTCGATCTCGTCGTCCGGTTCGACCGTCCCGGGGTTCGCGGGACTGCCGAAGGCGATTGCGTCCCCCGGCGAGAAGGTGAACCGCTCCGAGAGGTACGAGACGATCTCGTGGGCGCCGAAGAGCATCAGCTCCGTGTTCGCTTCTTGACGAACCTCGCCGTTGATCTCGGTGCGCATGTCGATCCCCCGCGGGTCGAGGTCCGTCTCGATCCATGGACCCAAGGGCCCCGAGCCGTCGAAGGCCTTGCGTGCCGTGCGGCCCTGCTGGTCCAGCGCGTCGACGTCGTTCATGATCGTATAACCTCGGACCACGTCGGGCACCGCCTCGACCGGGACGTTCTTACATTCCTCGCCGATGACGGCGACGAGTTCGCCGGCGTAGGTGACCTCCTGGGAGAAGGTCGGATACGGGATCGGCGCCTCGGTGGGGATCACGGAGACGGGCGGTTTGATGAAGAAGTCGGGCTCCTCGGGGCGCTCGTAGTCCATCTGGTCGAGCGTTTCGGCGTAGTTACGCCCGACACAGTACAGCGCGGAGGGGACACACGGCGCGAGCAGGTCCTCGCGGTCGATCTCGTACTCCGCGTCGGCGGTACTCAGCGTTCCGTCGGCGAGTTCTCCCTCTCGAACCCCGTCGTCCGTCAGGGCGCGTGCGAGTCGCATAGCGTACTCTGAAGACTCGCGCTATGTAGCTGATTCCATATCCGGGCGGAATGCCTCGCCGTCCCCGCGACAGATCACGGGCAGGTCCTCCAAACTCCGGATCTCGTAGGTCGGCGCGGCGGGCAGTTCGTAGTTAGTTCGATGGGGCCGGCGAATGAAGGCACAGTCGAGGCCGACCTCGTGGGCTGCGAGCACGTCGACTCCGCTATCGCCGACATAGAGTGCGTTGCGGGTGTCGAGATCCGTGAGCGCGCGCTCGATGTAATAACCGTTGGGTTTCTTGCGGTCGATTCCGGCGAGCGTCGGTTCGCGGCCGTAATGGGTCTCGAAGTAGGGATGCAGGTCGTAGTGGTCGAGGATGAAATCGATGGTGCGTTGCTGGTTGTTGCTGACGACGCCCAGATCGGGGACGAGTTCGTCGAGCGCACTGACGTCTTCGTACAGGGGCTTGCCGCCGTTTTCGATCGAGTCACACTGGGCACGCGAGGTGAGCATGTCGCGGCGGTACCACAGGTCGTCCGGGTCAACGTCGTGTGCGGCGGCGAGTTCGGCGACCGAATCGCGCGTGACCCCCAACAGTGACTCGACTTCCTCGTCGCTGGGCGAGACGCCGAACTCGTCGTAGGTCTCGCGGATCGCGCCGTGGAGCACCGCTCTCTCGGTGCGCTCGACGAGCACGCCGTCGTTGTCGAAGACGACCGCGTCGTAGACGCGCTCAGACATCCGCGACCTCCCTGACGAGCTCCGCAGAATCGTTGCCGGGGCTGTTGACCGCCGTCGAGACCGGATAGGCCTGCAGGTCGTCGGCCGCAGCGAGCGAGAAGGGGGCTCCGGAGAGCCACTCGCGTTCGTGTTCGCGCTCGAGGATCACTGCCATCCGGTGGTGGAGGTCCTTCACGACGCCTTCGGGCTCGGTCGTGACGACGGCGAACGTCTCGATGGATTCGGGCTCCGCCGAGCCGTCGACCCCACCCTCGGCGAACGCGTCGAGGCCCGTCTGTTCGGTCGGCGGCGTCCAGTGCGTCCTGAGTCCGGCCATCGCGAAGGGCTCGTCGTCAGTCCGGGAGACGTAGTAGGGCCGTTTTCCCCCGCCCTCCTCGACCCACTCGTAGAAGCCGTTCGCGGGGACGAGACAGCGATCCGCGTCCTCGAAGCTCGGTTTCTCGGCCATCGTCTCGGCGCGGGCGTTGATCAGGTCGCGTTCCTCGTCGGCCCATTCGGGGGTGAGCCCCCAGCGCGCAAGGCGGATCTCCTCGCGATCGTCGGGGACGATCGGAAGCCGCTGGGAAGGGGCGGCGTTGTAGGTCGGTTCGAACTCGGGCTCCGGCACGGAGAACCGTTCGGCTAGCTCGTCGGGCGGCGTAAACAGGGCGTACCGTCCACACATGGTTCGGAGAAGGGGTGGAGAGGGTATAAACCTCGGCGTCGCACAACGACACCGGTTTACTCTCCGGCCGGAATCGAAGGTGTATGTGGACGATCGCGTGGCTCGTGGCTCTCACGCTGTTCGGTACCGCCGTCGTCTGGAAGGCGAGCGGCTGGCTCGAATCGTCGGCCGACCGGCTCTCGGCGTACTACGGGCTGCCCGCGATCGTTCAGGGGTCGATCGTCGTCGCGGTCGGGTCGAGCTTTCCGGAACTCACCACGGCGGTCGTCGCACCGCTGCTCCACGGCGAGTTCGAACTCGGCGTCGGCGCGATCATCGGCTCGGCGGTCTTCAACATCCTCGTGATCCCCGCGTTGGCGACGGTCTCGACGCCCGGCCCGCTGAACGCCGGCCGGGACCTGGTCTACAAGGAAGCGCAGTTCTACATCATCTCGGTCGCAGTCTTCCTGTTGATGTGTTCCTTTGCCGTTATCTACTACCCCGTCGGAAACGGCTTCGCCGGTACGATCACACCCGGGCTCGCGTTGATCCCGCTCGGGGTCTACCTCCTGTATCTCTTCATTCAGTATCAGGACACTGCGGACTACGAGGCGCCCGAGGTCTCGGGGATCAGCGCCCCGCGCCAGTGGGGATATCTGCTCGCGAGCCTCGCGTTGATCACGATCGGGGTCGAGGCGCTGGTGCGGGGAGCGATCGGCTTCGGCGACGTCTTCGGCACGCCGAGTTTCATCTGGGGGTTGACAGTGGTGGCGGCCGCCACGAGCATTCCCGACGCGTTCGTCAGCGTCACCGCCGCAAAGAACGACCGGGAGGTCACGAGCGTCGCGAACGTCCTGGGTAGCAACGTCTTCGACCTCCTCGTCGCGATCCCGGCGGGAGTGATCGTGGCCGGCATCGTCGGGGCCAGCGCGGTGACGATCGACTTCGCGGTTGCCGTCCCGCTGGCGGCGTACCTCGTGCTCGCGACGATCGCGCTGTTTACGCTCCTCAGGACGGATTTCGAACTCCAACACTGGGAGGCGTGGGGGCTGCTCGTGCTGTACGGGGTGTTCCTCGTCTGGCTCGTCCTCGAAACGGTCGGGGTGACGGAGCTGCTCGTCTAACGCAGGGGCTTTCAGCCGGGCGGTGTCATGAACGGGTATGAGCGTCTCGCGAACGGTCGAGCTGGAGGGACACATCATCGATTCGGGCGTGATGGGGCGGTGTATGGGAATCGTCATGGACATGGACGGCTGGTTCGACGTCGAGGAGTTCGACGTCGGTACCCGGAAACACGAGGAGACCTATGCCCGGATGCGCGTCTCCGCCGAGGAGGAGGACACGCTTCACGAGATCCTCCACCAGCTCAATCAGACCGGTGCGACCCTCGAGGACCCGATCGACGCCGGGATCGAACCCGCGCCCGCGGACCGGGTCGTGCCCGCGGGCTTTTACTCGACGACGAACCACCCCACCGAGATCCGCTACGAAGGGAAGTGGATCGAGGTCGATCGCATCGAGATGGACTGTGCGGTGATCGTCGAACCCGAAGGTGGCGAGGACGACGGCCACGACGGGCCACGTGCCTACACCAAGGTGCTCAACGCCGTCGAGAAGGGCGATCTCGTCGTCACGGGCAACACCGGCATCCGCGTCAACCCGCCGGAGCGTCCGCGCGATGCCGGTGGCGCCTTCGGGTTCATGCAGGGTGGCGTCAGCAGCGAGCGGCCCGCGACGACCCAGATCGAGAACGTCGCGAACGCGATCGCCGAAACCAAAGACCGGGACGGGAACGTGATGGTCGTCGCCGGCCCCGCAGTGATCCACTCGGGGGCGCGAAACGACCTCGCCCGACTGGTCGGTGAGGGGTACGTCGACGCGATCAGCGCGGGCAACGGCTTTGCGGTCCACGATCTCGAACGCGATCTGTATGGCACCTCACTAGGGATGGACGTCGAGACCCTCGAACACCCCCGCAAGGGTCACAAACACCACATCTACACGATCAGCGAGATCATCCGCTCGGGCGGGATCCACGAGGCGGTCGAGGAGGGCAAGGTCGACTCGGGGATCATGTACGAGTGTGTCGCCAACGACGTCCCGTTCGTGCTCGCGGGCTCGATCCGGGACGACGGCCCCTTACCCGATACGATTACAGACTCCATCGAGGCCCAGAACGCCATCCGCGAGCAGGCCCACGAGGCGGACATGGTATTGATGCTCGCGACGCTGCTTCACTCCGTGGCCGTCGGCAACTGCCTTCCCTCGACCACGCGCGTCGTCTGTGTCGACATCAACCCTGCGACCGTCACCCAACTCCAAGATCGGGGTAGCGCCCAGACGATCGGCATGGTCACCGACATCGGTACGTTCGTCCCGCTGCTGGCCGACAGTCTGCTCGACTGATCCGCGAGAAATGAGCGAAGCGATGCCGCGAGACCGACTCAAACAGTCCTGACGACGTCCCGCCGCGACGCGGCGGGCGAACTCGACGGCTACCGGAAACCGACGTCCGTCAGCCCTCGCT encodes:
- a CDS encoding alpha/beta fold hydrolase; translated protein: MTTTDPPTIGLSYDDDGAGPPLVFLHGGWLSAESWAGQRDRFGNEYRIVVPDLRGHGRTGPSDACRYSVGLMADDLDSLLTELGIEECVLCGLSLGSMVAQSYAANHPERIRGLLLAGAVQTFPPVPIPGPMKRLLTPLPMLGGSLTFSGTGPTFRSLLSTIRPLTGGPWLARDPEVRSAALDTVDEMSKSEFKKVFSALYRFKAPNLEDLGVPARVVYGEHEVSLVKRQSQDLARALDCAVHEIPGAAHLVNQDNPEAFDEVLSGLLAEVES
- a CDS encoding sodium:calcium antiporter, with translation MWTIAWLVALTLFGTAVVWKASGWLESSADRLSAYYGLPAIVQGSIVVAVGSSFPELTTAVVAPLLHGEFELGVGAIIGSAVFNILVIPALATVSTPGPLNAGRDLVYKEAQFYIISVAVFLLMCSFAVIYYPVGNGFAGTITPGLALIPLGVYLLYLFIQYQDTADYEAPEVSGISAPRQWGYLLASLALITIGVEALVRGAIGFGDVFGTPSFIWGLTVVAAATSIPDAFVSVTAAKNDREVTSVANVLGSNVFDLLVAIPAGVIVAGIVGASAVTIDFAVAVPLAAYLVLATIALFTLLRTDFELQHWEAWGLLVLYGVFLVWLVLETVGVTELLV
- a CDS encoding ornithine cyclodeaminase, which produces MSVSRTVELEGHIIDSGVMGRCMGIVMDMDGWFDVEEFDVGTRKHEETYARMRVSAEEEDTLHEILHQLNQTGATLEDPIDAGIEPAPADRVVPAGFYSTTNHPTEIRYEGKWIEVDRIEMDCAVIVEPEGGEDDGHDGPRAYTKVLNAVEKGDLVVTGNTGIRVNPPERPRDAGGAFGFMQGGVSSERPATTQIENVANAIAETKDRDGNVMVVAGPAVIHSGARNDLARLVGEGYVDAISAGNGFAVHDLERDLYGTSLGMDVETLEHPRKGHKHHIYTISEIIRSGGIHEAVEEGKVDSGIMYECVANDVPFVLAGSIRDDGPLPDTITDSIEAQNAIREQAHEADMVLMLATLLHSVAVGNCLPSTTRVVCVDINPATVTQLQDRGSAQTIGMVTDIGTFVPLLADSLLD
- a CDS encoding fumarylacetoacetate hydrolase family protein — its product is MRLARALTDDGVREGELADGTLSTADAEYEIDREDLLAPCVPSALYCVGRNYAETLDQMDYERPEEPDFFIKPPVSVIPTEAPIPYPTFSQEVTYAGELVAVIGEECKNVPVEAVPDVVRGYTIMNDVDALDQQGRTARKAFDGSGPLGPWIETDLDPRGIDMRTEINGEVRQEANTELMLFGAHEIVSYLSERFTFSPGDAIAFGSPANPGTVEPDDEIEITYEGVGTLRNSVAEPR
- a CDS encoding asparagine synthase-related protein codes for the protein MVGLCGSYGAQRRDVEPISAALSRSDADEHFEYGTRDLRGQTIAHSEEGRPATVPGEDTSLVVWGSVYSRERSGGYERRPPGVTVAEFCARAYAEDGVGALTEMNGEFVCVVERPDDGRVRIVTDRLGTQPVYYHAEPGAITFSTSIQALATHPGIETRYVPEYLAEYLGSKTVRGLRTPLSGIERLPPASVSTLDSDAGEVRSERYWQPIHRPENRPFSAFVDQFIDRFLDAMDDRIRDDRRHGLLLSGGSDSRLVLATLDRVTAYGFSDSSGEVETARRVAYLAGVPFTRFDDESGYDRRLLRHNAEVSNFVGWFNEGNAIGVEGTLRREVDALVSGLYADVLFKGWTVPTRRLSTPAGSLPVPTAKTIETREAVLGTRDGSTPPYLPDGAVRRAHDWNLSAGSPIVDHGVTYPSYGALSDHGFWYPLTNETSFDRYSDQQVLPTVYPFLDRRLIDLALRLPTPYALRYNLVDRALARLAPELAAIPHDESGLALSRPRWLHRFATMGAELRSDTGGNAATLRETDWIAEVLEGHRSTIRALPLVEYDAVRETYDAHMAGADHTAALCGLLTLLEMPVTQTVATSVRSSPSSELPIRPDDGTVFTRGD
- a CDS encoding HAD family hydrolase, with amino-acid sequence MSERVYDAVVFDNDGVLVERTERAVLHGAIRETYDEFGVSPSDEEVESLLGVTRDSVAELAAAHDVDPDDLWYRRDMLTSRAQCDSIENGGKPLYEDVSALDELVPDLGVVSNNQQRTIDFILDHYDLHPYFETHYGREPTLAGIDRKKPNGYYIERALTDLDTRNALYVGDSGVDVLAAHEVGLDCAFIRRPHRTNYELPAAPTYEIRSLEDLPVICRGDGEAFRPDMESAT
- a CDS encoding SOS response-associated peptidase, with protein sequence MCGRYALFTPPDELAERFSVPEPEFEPTYNAAPSQRLPIVPDDREEIRLARWGLTPEWADEERDLINARAETMAEKPSFEDADRCLVPANGFYEWVEEGGGKRPYYVSRTDDEPFAMAGLRTHWTPPTEQTGLDAFAEGGVDGSAEPESIETFAVVTTEPEGVVKDLHHRMAVILEREHEREWLSGAPFSLAAADDLQAYPVSTAVNSPGNDSAELVREVADV